One genomic segment of Campylobacter sp. includes these proteins:
- a CDS encoding 3'-5' exonuclease, with amino-acid sequence MTRQIENLINLLAQKSINYYDFISKASDIAEITELFEPKDLSMWRALGIEIIKLDNGKITLKTRETDISDEIFCFVDIETNGGLSNGQIIEIGAIKTRGTQELDRFESFVYAPAVPENITELTGICADDLVGAPPLASVLERFRLFLGDSVFVAHNVKFDYGFIDASLQKCGFGMLLNRRLCTVELARRTIEAQRYGLGSLKELLGVQNVHHRAFSDAISCFEIFKFALSRLPWSVQSTEDLILFSKTAKSLALPKPQLSGRGEGEIL; translated from the coding sequence TTGACGCGCCAGATCGAAAATCTCATAAATTTACTGGCTCAAAAGAGCATAAATTATTACGATTTTATCTCAAAAGCAAGCGATATTGCCGAGATTACCGAGCTTTTCGAGCCAAAAGACCTTTCGATGTGGCGAGCGCTGGGCATAGAGATAATAAAACTCGACAACGGCAAAATCACGCTCAAAACCCGCGAGACGGACATTTCGGATGAAATTTTTTGCTTTGTGGACATCGAGACGAACGGCGGGCTCTCAAACGGTCAGATCATTGAAATCGGCGCGATAAAAACGCGCGGCACGCAGGAGCTCGATCGTTTCGAGAGCTTCGTTTACGCGCCCGCCGTGCCCGAAAATATCACCGAGCTTACCGGTATCTGTGCGGACGATCTTGTGGGCGCGCCGCCGCTAGCTAGCGTGCTGGAGCGGTTTAGGCTGTTTTTAGGCGATAGCGTTTTTGTGGCGCACAACGTCAAATTTGACTATGGCTTCATCGACGCGAGCCTGCAAAAATGCGGCTTTGGGATGCTTTTAAATCGCAGGCTCTGCACCGTAGAGCTCGCGCGCCGCACGATCGAGGCGCAAAGATACGGGCTCGGCTCGTTAAAAGAGCTTTTAGGCGTGCAAAACGTCCACCACCGCGCATTTAGCGACGCCATTTCCTGCTTTGAAATTTTCAAATTCGCGCTCTCGCGGCTGCCGTGGAGCGTGCAAAGCACCGAGGATCTGATACTTTTTAGCAAAACCGCAAAGAGTCTGGCGCTGCCTAAGCCGCAGCTTTCTGGGCGCGGCGAGGGCGAAATTTTATAA
- the rpe gene encoding ribulose-phosphate 3-epimerase, whose translation MYVAPSILSADFGRLAEEIRAVCEAGADLIHVDVMDGHFVPNLTIGPLVASAAAKASSKPLDIHLMVKNVPFFVDLFLPLKPKFLSFHIEEEQHPLRLIDHIRRSGVSPAVVLNPHTPLSVLEFILGEVDMVLLMSVNPGFGGQKFIPSALEKIKQLRELIDRKGAKCLIEVDGGVNGLNIAGIDEAGADVVVAGNYIFSSNDYAEAIRALKI comes from the coding sequence ATGTATGTCGCACCCAGCATTTTATCGGCGGATTTCGGCAGGCTCGCGGAGGAAATTCGCGCAGTCTGCGAAGCGGGCGCCGATCTCATTCACGTAGACGTGATGGACGGACATTTCGTACCCAATCTTACGATCGGACCGCTTGTAGCGAGCGCCGCGGCAAAGGCGAGCAGCAAGCCTTTAGACATCCATCTGATGGTTAAAAACGTGCCGTTTTTCGTCGATCTTTTTTTGCCGCTAAAGCCGAAATTTCTTAGCTTCCACATCGAGGAGGAGCAGCACCCTCTGCGCCTCATAGATCATATACGCCGCAGCGGCGTCTCGCCCGCAGTCGTGCTAAATCCGCACACTCCGCTTAGCGTGCTGGAGTTTATCTTGGGCGAAGTCGATATGGTGCTTTTGATGAGCGTCAATCCGGGCTTTGGCGGGCAGAAATTTATCCCCTCGGCGCTTGAGAAAATTAAGCAGCTGCGCGAGCTGATCGATCGCAAAGGCGCAAAATGCCTCATTGAGGTCGACGGCGGCGTAAACGGGCTGAATATTGCTGGTATCGATGAAGCCGGCGCCGACGTCGTGGTAGCGGGCAATTACATATTTTCTTCAAACGACTACGCGGAGGCGATCCGTGCGCTTAAAATTTAG